The sequence GGGACTTTCACAACAGTAAACTCTAGGTTCACTGCTCCAGCCAGGTAATATGCCAGGATGAacaaatcacagagacacagtctgtctctgtttctcggCTGCACAGAAGAGGACACATGCTCATTTCCGCCATTGGGACAGAATCTAGGTCAAGCTCAATGCTGGGAGTGTGACGTTGAACAATCAGAATGACACTCTGAACATCCTGTGgtattgtgttttcagttccTCATGGCTGATCAGTCAGCTAAATAAACTCTGAGAAGGTTTACTACATGAGTTCATTCCTGCTGGATGACTAACGAAATCAGTGAAGCTCTGATACTGTGAATCTCCTTGGTGAAAAAGCCTCAACCAGTAGAGATGCAAAGATCAATGTGTGGAAAAACCCATTTATCTATTAAAAAGGCCTACAGCAGCAGAGTTGGAGGAGAAAGTCAGTAagttaacattaacattactAGTCAAATTCACAAGACCACATTATCAGACATTAATTTCCTGAATGGACGCTTCATTGCTGAAATGCAGATTGATTAAactcttatatatatattatatctattCATCTGTAACAGGGACAGAATGCTGCTGGTAGCAGAATAAAGACATCTGAAAAACAGATTGGACATAAGATATGTTTCTAACTATGACTGAACCTCAGCGGTTTTACTGATTTGCAGTTAAAAAAGCACAAAGGTTAAAACTGAGGCTAAATTACCATATgtctattttacatttaaaaccttTCTGAGCAGCATTTCAAGACCACACTTGATCTGGTAAATTTGGATGTAGTAGCTGAAATGCTCTTAAAACAAGAGTTGCTCTTAAATTGCAGCTGCTCTGGAATCATGCTCACGCAGAAGAATACGATAATCTTCAACATGATATAATAACAACGTGTATtcaaacacaccacagacaATGATCATAGACAAGAGTCTCAGGTGCCTCAAGCTTCAAACTGGTTCTCTTTACAGTTAATGCATTGAGCAGGGGAACTGACTCCGTGTCATAAAGACAGACTGTCGGTTCTTATTCTGAGCTGATCTGAAGCCGCCATGTGAAAGATCTAAATAACAGAGATCACTGTTTGTCCTCACATTGATCATAATGGTAGTAAAGTTAGTGAAAACAGGCTCTGTTGAAACTAATGTCTACTCAGGATTGTGATCTTCTGCTGCAAGTGAGCAGGTACTTTTCACAGAGTTACCACGGTAACTGACTCAGAGTTACAGGAATGTCAGTTTCAACAGAACACAAGGATTCCCCTCAGGTTCAAGAAACCCAGTTCTCATCAGAGCTGCTCAAAGCAGGTCACCTTTATCAGTATTCAGAAGTTTCCTTTATAACTCCAGTGcaagaaaaagagcaaaaatatgagttaaatccTGGTCTCACaacaggaggaaaacaacaataacaaaatcaGTAATACTTATCTTCTTTATTATTCTCACAAGAACAGTTTCAAGAAATGAACGGCTGAGGTTTGAGTCATTTAGAGATCAGAAAAGTAGTAGGCTATACTTCATGTTGTCTTCTTTAGGACCATGGGGACAGCAGTAACAACAGTAAAACCAGTATTACAGTATAACAGTGTTATTCAGGATAGGTGTGGTTCTCTTGGAGGGCTGACAGGAGTGTGTATAATGTACAGGACAATAAGCAgctactctgtgtgtgtgtgtgtctacacagCAGAGCTTACTTCTACAACTTGTTTCAGTTCTTTACACTGAAAATTAACTCCCACTATATTAACAACTCCATAATTAATAATACAGTCATCAAGCTATCAATAACAAAGATTAGACATCTGAACACAAGGAGGTGTTTGTTCAAATGAACAACGAGCCCAGAGTTGTCATAGAGAAACGTGTTCTCATTTTCTCGGTGTTGATGTCCAGCAGGGTTTTGCAGTCATGGCAGTCACATAACACTTCTGCTCTTTGCTCCATCACAACCGTGGTACGAACACTAGGCCCAAATCTGCACGGGACAAATGAGTGAAAACATATCGTGAGTCCAGCTGTAATTAGGTTTGTTAGGTAAAAGTAAAACCATTAATATCAAAACATACACTTTTTAGAAAAGCAACACAGGCTGTAGTAAACCTGACCGGACAGTTCCTGcttttattatcattacttAACTTTCAAAAAGGCCTTTAATAAATCCACTCTTGGATAATTTTGAGAGTTCAGGCTTCATCCCGTCACAGATAAGAAGCCCGACCTAAGTCAATAACTAGAACGGCACATAATGTTCCCTCAAATAAAATCCAGCTCCAACAACTTATAGATTTTTTCTCTGCTTTATTTCTtcaaaacaaaagttaaaaaacGTCTCATCTCATGATGTTGACAAGAAGCGGGGTAAAATATACCCCCATAAAATCCCCTCTGTCACATTTCAATCAAATTGGCTCAGCTGATTTTGCGGAACCCTGCTACCAAACCAAACAGAAGGGAAAACACAAAATCCTTGGTGGATGTAATACTCGACATATTGATTGAACCAatgtaattgaaataaaaatgttatatatagCCGAGGCAAGAGGAATACATATGTTTCCTATTTTATATTGTAAAGATTAATTTATGGTGTCAGTGTCAGGCCTATAGATTGACCAGCGGAATCACATGTAGAAAAAGGATCAGCAGCTAAATGCTAGCGTCACTCTCTGAGGGGAAACCTGTGCTCACCCGTAAGGTGTTGTCCCATGAGGCCGAGCAGAGGGCGGTGCCGTCAGGTGACAACCTGAGTCTGCTGACACGGTTCTCGTGGCCGAACAGGATGGAGACACGAGTTCCCTTCAGAACGTCCCACACATTGATGGTGTAGTCGTTATAACCAGCGAAAAGCAGGCGACCTGCGGATGAGAGGAAGCGTGAATGAGAGAGTACATGAAAGAGGAAGTGGTATATTTTGGAATAAGGGGAATTCCAGATGGAATCAGGAAGTAATAACTACAAATTGATcaataaaaaatccaaacaaagtGTTCGTGGAATTCTTCATCTTCCCAGTAGAGGCGGATGAAAGATTTACTTTATTCAATACATATCAGTGAATGATCGATCAAACAGATGATATCTAAACAAATTTGTTCATTTTCAAGATAACCAAAGTCACAGAAGTAGCTgaaagtctttttttctttttctgttaaGAAACTATGTGTGAAATATTTTCAGAGCTGCTCCAGTGaagtcacatgtcacatgtcactCACCACTCAGGGAGAAGTCCACAGTGGAAGCACCGAATACGATGCTGTCCTTCTGGTAGACAGCGACTTCACGGTCAGCTCGTAGATCATAGAAACGACACTGAGAAACGACAACACAAGGGACATGTAGTGGTACCTTGACAAGTCTGTGAAGAGCCTGTTGGTTTACTTTGTGTATAATGTAGTGTAGAGGTTTGTATTTCAGATAGGTGTCACACAGCGAGAGGTGACATACCTGTGGAGATAACAGTTTTAttcttataaaaataaattataaactTAGATCCCAGACTTCACAATGACACCAGCAACGATTTAGCCTGAGCCCGGTAAATCAGTGTTAGTTTTTATCAGACAGGCAATGAGAATTTCAAATGAACAATCTTGTACAGTTTAAATGTGGACACGACAGATCATCGGTCATGTAATGTGACTCACGGTGGCATCGTCAGAAGCAGTAGCAAAAGCATCTCCACTGGGGTAgtacctgaacacacacaattagAGTATAGCTTACTCCACTGAGCTCTCTATATGAGGGATACTTTAATGATCTGTAGTTAGCTTATCATTTTAACTGTAATTAGGATCAAATGTACAATTTTGGTAAATATTGTTTAAAGTATGAGTTTGTATTCTGCAGAAAGTAATTTATACAAAATACCGAAATATTTGCATGAGCCTAACGCAAAATGCAAACTATCGTCTGCATCAACATATCAttatacaaatatgaaaatatgcaCACAGAGTATCATCAGTCAAAGAAATGAAAGATTAAGATATATCATGGCAGCTTCTTGTTTTCATGACAGAACTGAACTCACTTTACACAGTTGATGTCGGACTCGTGGGTCTCGAAAGACTGAATGTTCTGTCCAGAGCGCATGTCCCACACGTTAGCCTTCTTATCACTGccctgatacacacacacacacacacacacgcacacagaaacacacacacgcacgcacacacaagggcacacaaacacaagagaagGGGAATATTGTTGTCTTAAAACCCGAGTTTCCTGTAAATGTCACTTTTCCATGAGCTCCGGGTTTCCCCATGACCAAATAATTTACAAACAGgcaaatatctctctctctctctctctctctctctctctctctctctctctctctctctctctctctctctctctctctctcacacacccacacacacacacacacacacacacacacacacacacacactatctttctctttctctctcaccccGGAGACAAAAGTGTTTCCAGTTTCAGACGGGGCGAGGTCCAGGGACAAGACATCAGCTGTGTGACCATGgaaactctgcagcagctgcccgCTCTCCACGTCCCACAAGGCACATGTGCCGTCACCACTGGAGGTCAgcatctaacacacacacacaagcgcatgtagaacagatacaaacaaaacacacacaaaacaatcaaCCCAAAATGTAACTATGCAGCTCATTCCAGACCAAAGAAAAGgacatgaagacatttttatAACCCAAAGACGGAGGTTTGATTTACTGGTGGAGCTGTCTTCACCAACCTACAACTTTAAAAGTGGTAAACAAACACTGGCAGTCGTGGTAAACCAGTCCAGTAAAAACCTGAGAGGCGGAAGGGAAATAACCGAGAGATTTGAATATATTCTGCTAGAgactctgcagtgtgtgagcTTAAAGGTTCACCTAGGTTGATCTGGACATGAAggactataaataaatacagtatatatatattaatagtATGAAGTATTTTAGGGAAAGAAATAAGCGACatgtaatgacatgtaatgtctAATTAATGTTGGCCCCTTATTTAAGTTATTTGTTCTCTGCTTCTTGCTCTATATTCagaaaaaaactctgaaaaCTGTCCAGACTATTGGGTATTCAATGCACACAGTGGATTCAAAAGGTCTGCACGTCACCCACAAGACTCACTTTGCATCATGAATCCactaacacgcacacaaaataacaaaatgtcaGCGTTTCCCCTGGTGACAACAGATTATGAGCACTCAGAGACACATGCAGGCATCAGAGGACCCTGCTGGCAGCTGGATTAGAGAGCTCCTGCTGGACGACCTCAGGCACCAATACACACCACATCCTGCCGCGCTGAGAGCCAGCTGCACTTTCAACATGAATGCAATTATCAGTAACCCTTTAATCTAAACCTAAAACTTGCCCTGACTTAAAGCTAAGTCTAAACTAAATTGTATCTTCCAACATGTCTTCATCTTTAAATGTAATATGTGTTATGtggacttgctttttgtcctTTTAATGTGACTGTGTTAACTGATTCAGGTCCTCATAGCATGAGATATatctgtaccacacacacacacgcacacacacacgcacaactcTCCTGTAAGCAGACTTTGAGGCTTGTATCAAATGTGGAGTCTTTTATAAATGCATGCTGTACAATGAATAATAAACAGCTCCCCACGTGGTCCAGAGCGTTGTGGTCCAGAGCTTTGTGCTCCGAGCTCTATTCTGATGGTATAGAGGCTGTAAGCGTGAAAGTGTGCTCATGTGCAcgcttgtgtctttgtgtgggaCATGCAATGTGCTAGTGTAACAGataagaaacagagaaaaccatgagtgtgtctttgtgttaaaAGTTCTGCCCTCAggtctcctctctttccctgaTAAAAGCTCACTCAGTGTCTATTAATACACAGGGCATAGAGGACCACCTCCCCCGCCCCTCTGCCCACCCCTCAACCCTCTgccccctcctcacccctgtCATCcatctcccttctcctcctccttcctgtcctcTACTTACCTCTCACCCCAGTGGGCTCCTCATTACTGAGGCCAGAGCAGAGTGAAATATGAAAGTTACATGTGTCAGGCTGTAACTGCCATGTTCACCTTATCACCCTCACCTGCCTTCTTTGCTTTGGGCGTCTCAGGCACagtcagaaacaacaacaacaacaacaacaacagcaacaacaacaacaacaagaaaactTCTAGTGGCTGAACCTTTACACACATAGGAGAGTGCACATTAAGTTACTCTTGTGAAGAATTACGTCAAAActactttgacatttttgtttatttctcagagaacaattcatagatcttgatgaaaaaatatctTGATAAACTGACTGTTATGAATTAATGTGCGCAATcaggtgcagatccaaatcccatcatcttgtgaatttaaaatgtttcaaaatcCTTGTTTGCCCAGAACAAGAGGACGAATGAATTTTCTCTTTATAGTGAAAGATTACAAACGGCTCATACACAGTACCTGCATGTCGGAGTTGGTAAAGGTGCAGCCTGATACGTAGTTGGTGTGCATGGCGACCGACTTCTTCTTCGCAGCCAAGTTCTCATTTTTGTCCATCGACAGCGGGATGACCGAGCACTTGTTATCCAGTCCACTTTTGGAAGTAAAATTCAATatatcaaacaaaacacatgatctGAGTCAATGGTGTTCAGCACtaacaacacacatgaacacttACTACACACTTACAGACGTTTGAATTTGAAGTAGCCAACATGTGCAACATGAATTTGAATTATAgcattttttaaaaggtttgaTGATGAACattattgaaaaataaattatagatGAATGATGAACCATTGTACTCACCCACATGCCACAGCACAACCTGAGGGAGCATAAGCACACGCCAGTACCCACGTACACGGCAGGGACACCCCATGctcctgcagaacacacacgcacacacacacacacacacacacacacacacacacatacaaatgcatggaaaaaaagaggaaaaacatgaatGTGGTGTGGTGAACTTGTATATTCTCTTAATAAGCACACACCATCTCATGCTCCCACACAGCTGCAGTCAATGTGCTGAGTATTAATAGGGATTATATGTTCAGTGTGGTTATATCTGCTCTGCCATGAAAgtgcactcagacacacacagtcggtACAGGGCCCAGATGGGAAGATAATCTCTGAAGGCGTAGTTCCATGTGGGTGTCGCCCTCTCTCAGAGGAACgcagaagcagaggaggacTCACACACCTGCTCAACACCAGAACATATGGTGAGGAGACCAGGAGCTGAAAACCCAACTCAGCCATATGTAAGAGTGGAGAAGCAGGTTGGGTCAAACAGGACTGTGGAAGTAACAGTTTAGTATGTGTATCTTTTCATGGGCTTCCTCCTGGGGTTGGACAGGAAACTTAACCTTTTGATTCATAATGACATGAGTGAGGAATAAACCTGGATCAAGCTTCTGTGGAGATGCACAGAGAACATAAAACAACTTAAAGTTGCATTAGAAAGATCAAATTAAGCTGTTGTTTAAAGTATTGATAATAATGGATGAATTGCATGTGTTGTTTGTAATTCTGATTTTGTATCCCTGTGTAGTAAAGCTCATCTATGTAGATTGACTGAACCAATGGAGAAATGTGATGTGAAGGTGAAATGGTGATATCATGTTTTGAAATTGTCCAGTTGTATTTTTCTGAAATTAAcattaaaagaaacattttaaagggAAAGTATCCAAAGTAAAATCCATCACCAATTCTGACGGATGATCTGTGGTGGTAGCTTCTCCACTCTTGTGTGTTAACTCATCGAAGTAACACACAACTCCAAATGTTTAATGTGTGgatttttttgcacatttgatgCTTCAAcccaaaaagtatttttcctcGAAAGAATCAAAAACCTTTTTAATGATCCATTATTACTGAAATGGATTCCCTCATTCTattattattctctctctcacacacacacacacacacacacacacacaccagagccCCCCACACACATCTCCTCACCTTATTAAGAGTGAATGCATCCCACACAATCACTTTTCCATCCTAGATAAGAGAAAGGAAATCAGCATAACATAAAAAGACAATACAGCCAATAAACCTTCACACTTTATAAACACTCTCATGTCTgacatatatatgtatgaatGAAAATACTATATCTCTCCTAAAATACTGTATGttatgtgtgtatgcgtgtgaagtgtgtacacgtgtgtgtacctgtgaggAGCTGACAAGACGACGTTTGTCTTTGCACCAGTCCATACAGAGCACCTTGTTCCCATGACCCTTCAGGACACGTTTGGTCTTTATGGAGAGAGCCCCCAGCACCTCCGTCTTCTCAGCCACCTGGTGCACTgaggtaccacacacacacacacacacagacagacacacacacatgcaaacacacacacacacacacacacacacacacacacacacacacacacgaaaaacATGACGTGTTTCTGTGATTTATTATTGCACATAATTACATATTATTTAAGACCATGTTTCTCTCAAGTATAAAACATAATCTTTGTCAGAAAAATCTATTGTCGAATGAGTCTGAGAGTTGATATCACAagtaatatttgtttaatttgaaggTAGTTCCCCgaacatttaaatttgacaaCAATTTCGAAACAAAATCATGTACACCATGTTTCTAACCTAAATGTCTCTGATATCTTCCTCCTGGAGCTTGAATGTCTtgaatgacaccacaggagcagtgtggaggcattttgtgttgtttttcaacCTTTGAAGAGGTCACCATTTTGTTCAATGGTATTGGATTTgtctgcaacactgtttaccccagAGATTCCAGAAGTGtcttgtggactcaaacacttcccccgCCCCTCCGTTGGCATAGGGatgagtagatgatgagtgaaaacgtttgggtgaactatccctttaactacTTACATTGAAATTACAGGAACATGTATTGACTTAGTGTTTGATTGGAGAAGTTGCTGTTTTTGAATGTGAGTATATCATGTCTTCACTCTTCactcacatagacacacatgaAGAGATGTAAAACTACCACTTAAAGACCTTAAATACAACAAAGAGATATAAaataaccacaaagagacacaaaccaaCCACACACAGCTAAAATAACACCATAAAGGCAAAATTACGTccaaatcatcatcatcatcatcatcatcatcatcatcagtaaaCACCAAGCTGACTGTACTATGAGAACAGCAgtttaacagtggaaacaggaGGGTGATCACTCTGTTGGTACTTGTCACACTGTAACTCCACTGTGCTACTCTATAAACATACATCAGATCAGTGTGTGTAGTTATATCAGATCAGTGTGTGTAGTTATATCAGATCAGTGTGTTTAGTTAGATCAGTGTGTGTAGTTAGATCAGTGTGTGTAGTTAGatcagatcagtgtgtgtggttaGATCAGATCAGTGTGTTTAGTTGgatcagtgtgtgtatatgtatactCTGTAGTTGTGATGTGCACACTTACGCTCCACGTCGTTCAGTTTTCCTCgctccacctccagcttcttcttcagactGTCAGTCTCCATCTTCAGAGACGCCAGGGTTTCCCCCTTCACGAGCCCCTGACAGGCCATCTGTGGAGGAgaccagcaccaccacagcaCCGAGGACAGGAgaccagcaccaccacagcagaccagcaccaccacagcaCCGAGGACAGGAgaccagcaccaccacagcagaccagcaccaccacagcaCCGAGGACAGGAgaccagcaccaccacagcaCCGAGGACAGGAgaccagcaccaccacagcagaccagcaccaccacagcaCCGAGGACAGGAgaccagcaccaccacagcaCCGAGGACAGGAgaccagcaccaccacagcaCCGAGGACAGGAgaccagcaccaccacagcaCCGAGGACAGGAGACCAGCACCACAGCAGCGAGCAGTGAAGAGAGGAGATATcgttagaggaggaggaacaggaggtggTTTGTTGTTAAATATTTGGTCACATTTGTCGCCGAGCACGACTCTGACGCTGCTACATCGGGTGATGAGGAGCGCGCAGAGCCGCTAGGATGTcagcccacccccccacacacacacacacaccggctggccccgcccactctcactcacacactgacccaTGGGCAGTGGAGCGGGGATGGGGCCAGTTCAGTTTCTTGAGTCTTCTCCACACCGACtgtgctcactttacactttaaacaCCAGCACTGAAGTGTTGGTTTAAACACTGGACATATTGGATTCATATGGAATACTAACCTAAAACAATAGAAACCTGAACGCTCATGTAAATCATAACCATCCTGTTTACTGAGCTGGAAACATATGTCCTGTGctttattaacagagccatagagtgcatttcatttattgttgtggt comes from Platichthys flesus chromosome 1, fPlaFle2.1, whole genome shotgun sequence and encodes:
- the gnb5b gene encoding guanine nucleotide-binding protein subunit beta-5b codes for the protein MCDQTFVAITFGPCDSCGTNRPLMNIYIKTEAINYCSFCVELMACQGLVKGETLASLKMETDSLKKKLEVERGKLNDVELHQVAEKTEVLGALSIKTKRVLKGHGNKVLCMDWCKDKRRLVSSSQDGKVIVWDAFTLNKEHGVSLPCTWVLACAYAPSGCAVACGGLDNKCSVIPLSMDKNENLAAKKKSVAMHTNYVSGCTFTNSDMQMLTSSGDGTCALWDVESGQLLQSFHGHTADVLSLDLAPSETGNTFVSGGSDKKANVWDMRSGQNIQSFETHESDINCVKYYPSGDAFATASDDATCRFYDLRADREVAVYQKDSIVFGASTVDFSLSGRLLFAGYNDYTINVWDVLKGTRVSILFGHENRVSRLRLSPDGTALCSASWDNTLRIWA